Proteins co-encoded in one Halococcoides cellulosivorans genomic window:
- a CDS encoding rhomboid family intramembrane serine protease — MVTINDVPWVTFALATGMVVVYFVSPAITPLNYTLLAPWMHAGFGHIWQNLLVFVVLGAWVEHRVGWLPFLFFVVMIPYLALHLPVVLEYGELSRGASGLTMALTGYVFPVLLVDLAKRIESFECDAKEVAVGLGILLVLVYLSVDSWMTVQRFVGLEPRPGGVSVSSHMTGLVLGVLWFGWRSVRQGLVDA, encoded by the coding sequence ATGGTGACAATCAACGACGTTCCGTGGGTGACGTTTGCTCTCGCGACTGGGATGGTAGTTGTCTACTTCGTCTCGCCCGCGATCACGCCGTTGAACTATACGCTCCTCGCCCCGTGGATGCACGCAGGCTTCGGACACATCTGGCAGAATCTTCTCGTCTTCGTCGTTCTCGGTGCGTGGGTGGAGCATCGGGTGGGCTGGTTGCCCTTCCTCTTCTTCGTTGTGATGATTCCCTATCTCGCTCTACATCTCCCAGTCGTGTTGGAGTACGGTGAGTTGTCGAGAGGAGCGAGCGGGTTGACAATGGCGCTAACCGGATACGTATTTCCGGTCTTACTCGTCGATCTCGCCAAGCGGATCGAGTCCTTCGAGTGCGATGCAAAGGAGGTGGCCGTCGGACTCGGGATTTTGCTCGTTTTGGTCTACTTGAGCGTAGACTCGTGGATGACTGTACAGCGGTTCGTCGGCCTTGAGCCTCGACCGGGGGGCGTGTCGGTGTCGTCGCATATGACCGGTCTCGTTCTCGGAGTGCTGTGGTTCGGGTGGCGGTCGGTGCGTCAAGGGCTAGTGGATGCGTAG
- a CDS encoding BrxA family protein — translation MALTRCGLLVDRAETLARLYAHHRDWTVVEEKWVEERFDERSTRGSSKTIYRALSSRFKTAGSELPSIVQLPSVLDQCETVRDKAQVLYFYLLEDDPLVKYTVHRYVDQLQESGVEGLNFEQETVNRLLNEFHYDDGSEFDYAESTTRRWGEGLRSVMREIGVLDTQQSLRGQIPNMGTTPLLVASGYSWETHGDDWLSQPTGWLYLFQSEQYWDSLAERVSDDSNWEASGIHGELRLQPVSDTYDWAEPWEGKV, via the coding sequence ATGGCACTCACCAGATGCGGACTCCTCGTGGATAGAGCGGAGACGCTCGCTCGGCTGTACGCCCACCATCGGGACTGGACTGTCGTCGAAGAGAAATGGGTTGAAGAACGCTTCGACGAGCGCAGCACGCGTGGGAGTTCGAAAACAATCTACCGGGCTCTCAGTTCCCGTTTCAAGACTGCTGGTAGCGAACTCCCGTCTATCGTCCAACTCCCCTCCGTCCTCGACCAGTGTGAGACGGTGCGCGACAAAGCTCAGGTGCTGTACTTCTACTTGCTGGAGGACGACCCACTCGTGAAGTACACCGTTCACCGGTACGTCGACCAACTTCAGGAATCCGGTGTCGAGGGACTGAATTTCGAGCAGGAGACGGTCAATCGCCTTCTGAACGAGTTCCACTACGACGACGGAAGCGAGTTTGACTATGCGGAATCGACGACCCGTCGATGGGGAGAAGGACTCCGATCGGTGATGCGAGAAATCGGTGTTCTCGATACCCAGCAGTCTCTTCGAGGGCAAATTCCCAACATGGGAACGACGCCACTACTCGTGGCGTCAGGTTACTCGTGGGAGACCCACGGGGATGACTGGCTCTCCCAGCCGACTGGCTGGCTCTACCTCTTCCAATCGGAACAGTACTGGGACTCCTTGGCCGAACGAGTGAGCGACGATTCAAACTGGGAAGCGAGTGGGATTCACGGTGAGCTGAGACTCCAGCCGGTCAGCGATACATACGACTGGGCCGAACCATGGGAGGGCAAAGTATGA